A genomic region of Desulfosporosinus sp. Sb-LF contains the following coding sequences:
- the typA gene encoding translational GTPase TypA, with protein sequence METRNLRNIAIIAHVDHGKTTLVDAMLKQSGTFRSNQQVVERVMDSNDLERERGITILSKNTAVQWQGTKINIIDTPGHADFGGEVERVLQMVNGVLLIVDSFEGPMPQTRFVLRKALELKLVPIVVINKIDRPDARPAEVVDEVLDLFIELGAEDDQLDFPVVYASARAGTAGLSADTLADSLVPLFSVILEHIPAPVVDLEAPFQMLVTTLDYDDYVGKIVVGRIVRGTIHTNENVTLIKRDESIERTKVGKVMIYDGLKRQDVLEASAGEIVALTGLSSANIGETVACALSPEALPTIEVDEPTLSMNFMVNNSPFAGREGHFVTSRKIRERLWKEVETNVSLRVEETDSADCFQVSGRGELHLSILIENMRREGFELQVSKPEVIYKTIDGVKCEPIEFLTCDLHENALGAIMELLGKRKAEMSNMTNLSETQLRLEFKIPARGLIGFRGDFLSQTRGEGLMSHVFLGYEPYKGDIPGRNRGALIAFEEGETNAYGLYSAQERGNLFVDPGLHVYAGMIVGENKREQDIEVNVCKKKQLTNMRTSSADEALRLDKPREFSLEQSLEFINDDELVEITPKSVRLRKKFLDHQSRVRYSKTLTGK encoded by the coding sequence ATGGAAACTCGAAATTTAAGAAACATTGCAATTATCGCTCACGTCGATCATGGAAAAACAACGCTTGTTGATGCCATGTTAAAACAGAGTGGAACTTTCCGATCTAACCAACAAGTTGTTGAACGCGTTATGGATTCCAATGATTTAGAGCGTGAACGTGGAATTACCATTCTATCAAAAAACACCGCCGTTCAATGGCAAGGGACAAAAATTAATATTATTGACACCCCAGGGCATGCTGACTTTGGTGGTGAAGTCGAACGTGTCTTACAAATGGTAAATGGGGTACTCCTTATTGTCGATTCTTTTGAGGGGCCGATGCCTCAAACACGTTTTGTACTGCGGAAAGCCTTAGAACTTAAGCTTGTTCCTATTGTCGTAATTAATAAGATTGACCGCCCCGATGCTCGACCAGCTGAAGTGGTAGATGAAGTCTTAGATCTTTTTATCGAACTTGGAGCAGAAGATGATCAGTTGGACTTTCCAGTTGTATATGCTTCCGCGCGTGCAGGAACTGCTGGGCTCTCAGCAGACACACTAGCAGACTCTTTAGTGCCACTCTTCTCTGTAATCTTGGAGCACATTCCTGCCCCTGTCGTTGACCTAGAAGCGCCTTTCCAGATGCTCGTTACCACTCTGGACTATGATGATTATGTTGGCAAAATCGTAGTTGGTCGAATTGTTCGAGGGACGATTCATACGAACGAAAATGTTACCTTAATCAAGCGTGATGAAAGTATTGAACGAACTAAAGTAGGGAAAGTAATGATTTACGACGGACTGAAACGTCAAGACGTTCTCGAAGCATCGGCCGGAGAAATTGTTGCACTTACAGGATTAAGCAGTGCTAATATCGGAGAGACTGTAGCTTGTGCACTATCTCCTGAGGCATTACCAACCATTGAAGTGGATGAGCCGACCTTGTCCATGAATTTTATGGTTAATAATAGTCCCTTTGCCGGACGCGAGGGGCATTTCGTAACTTCTCGTAAGATACGCGAGCGTCTTTGGAAAGAAGTCGAAACCAATGTCAGCCTAAGGGTAGAAGAAACAGACTCGGCCGATTGTTTTCAAGTATCGGGTAGAGGGGAACTTCACCTATCTATTTTGATTGAAAACATGCGTAGGGAAGGGTTTGAGCTTCAAGTTTCTAAACCCGAAGTTATTTATAAAACGATTGACGGCGTTAAATGCGAACCGATCGAGTTTTTGACCTGTGATCTTCATGAAAATGCACTAGGAGCCATCATGGAACTTCTCGGAAAGCGCAAAGCGGAAATGTCTAATATGACAAACCTTTCCGAAACACAACTTCGCCTGGAATTTAAAATTCCGGCTCGGGGCCTCATCGGCTTCCGTGGGGATTTCTTATCCCAAACACGCGGTGAAGGATTAATGAGTCACGTTTTCCTAGGTTATGAACCTTATAAAGGGGATATTCCCGGCCGAAATCGTGGAGCACTCATAGCCTTTGAAGAGGGAGAAACAAATGCTTACGGCCTTTATTCTGCTCAAGAACGAGGTAACTTGTTTGTCGACCCAGGTCTTCATGTATATGCAGGTATGATTGTTGGAGAGAATAAGCGTGAGCAAGATATTGAAGTTAACGTTTGCAAGAAAAAGCAGCTCACCAATATGCGTACTAGTTCGGCCGATGAAGCGTTACGCCTTGACAAGCCAAGAGAGTTTTCCTTGGAGCAATCACTAGAATTCATTAATGACGATGAGTTGGTCGAAATTACCCCAAAAAGTGTCCGTCTCCGTAAGAAATTCTTAGATCACCAGTCACGCGTACGTTATTCAAAGACCTTAACAGGGAAATAA
- the hfq gene encoding RNA chaperone Hfq has translation MNKSPINLQDTFLNQVRKENLPVTIYLVNGFQLKGLIKGFDNFTVVIEFEGRQQMVYKHAISTVMPIRPINLVALSAESNN, from the coding sequence ATGAATAAATCGCCCATCAATTTACAAGATACCTTTTTGAATCAGGTTCGCAAGGAAAACCTACCTGTGACTATTTATTTGGTTAACGGGTTTCAACTTAAGGGACTTATCAAGGGGTTTGATAATTTTACGGTAGTCATTGAATTTGAAGGAAGACAGCAAATGGTTTATAAACATGCAATTTCAACTGTTATGCCGATACGTCCAATTAACTTAGTGGCCCTGAGTGCAGAGTCGAATAATTAA
- the miaA gene encoding tRNA (adenosine(37)-N6)-dimethylallyltransferase MiaA: MYPLIIIIGPTGVGKSSLGIELAREIGGEIISGDSVQVYQKLDIGSAKPTAEELKLVPHHCIDFLDPAEPFTAAQFKLTATSLIREIRSRGHFPIVVGGTGLYIRSLLDPYDFSQHGSEEIRSKWKEYVVLYGNLSLHEELQKLDPETARQLHPNDVFRIIRALEVLELTGETLSSQRQFRDNEYQPLDPSIVYIGLTAPREVIYERINQRCVAMLSQGLIEETLSLLKSGYDSTLKPLQSIGYRHAHWYIKGLITQPEMLRLLQRDTRHFAKRQLTWFRRDPRVRWYDIETEPYEILNSIIETCRAYQTRVE, encoded by the coding sequence GTGTATCCACTGATAATAATTATCGGTCCAACAGGCGTTGGCAAGTCTTCCTTGGGGATAGAATTGGCACGAGAAATCGGGGGAGAAATCATTTCAGGAGATTCCGTTCAAGTCTATCAGAAACTTGATATTGGATCGGCAAAGCCAACTGCCGAAGAACTTAAACTTGTTCCACATCACTGTATTGATTTCTTGGATCCCGCAGAGCCTTTTACCGCAGCTCAGTTTAAGTTAACGGCGACTTCATTAATCAGGGAGATTAGGAGTCGTGGGCATTTTCCAATTGTTGTTGGCGGAACAGGATTATATATTCGGTCTTTACTTGATCCTTATGACTTCTCCCAGCATGGCTCTGAGGAAATCCGTTCCAAATGGAAGGAATATGTTGTCTTATACGGCAATTTATCACTACATGAGGAACTGCAAAAACTTGACCCTGAAACAGCTCGTCAATTACATCCTAATGATGTTTTTCGGATTATCAGGGCCCTTGAAGTATTGGAATTAACGGGTGAAACATTATCCAGCCAGCGTCAGTTTCGAGATAACGAATATCAGCCGCTTGATCCATCTATCGTCTATATTGGGCTTACAGCTCCACGTGAAGTAATATACGAACGGATTAATCAACGCTGCGTAGCGATGCTTTCCCAGGGTTTAATAGAAGAAACACTGTCACTTTTAAAGAGTGGTTATGATTCGACCTTAAAGCCGTTACAAAGCATTGGCTATCGCCATGCTCACTGGTACATTAAAGGACTTATAACTCAACCAGAAATGTTACGTTTGCTCCAAAGGGATACACGTCATTTCGCAAAACGTCAACTGACCTGGTTTCGACGTGATCCTCGGGTAAGATGGTACGATATCGAGACCGAACCATACGAAATTCTCAATTCGATTATCGAGACTTGCAGAGCCTACCAAACTCGTGTAGAATAG
- a CDS encoding hydantoinase/oxoprolinase family protein, producing MPNQVGIDVGGTYTDAVFIQNGKIQNTAKVPTRAENLVETLLDAFDALKITNVPSINNVTVSTTLVTNAILQDRISPVSLLLFSGNGMSIDALPWPLSYLELSGEIDFRGREIEPPDLREWEKLQTSDFSENLVHVAIVGKFSHRNCLHEEQLAAYLRNLYPSIHVALGHEWGQANFFRRSMTTYLNLGVSDMYTNFSEQLQTALSARKIHAPVSILKADGGTLPLAKIRPIDSIYSGPAASVLAGLAQSDPKDSSIIIDIGGTTTDLGLVLSGNPLLSTKGAQIGPFSTLVRSLSVRSIPVGGDSVIRATDQGFFLESYRLGPAYCLGGNVPTPTDAMRYLGLIDYGNERLAEEGLASILPTERRTPKYLRELATAIIDRVVDRIADAVDSLKHEWEEEPAYKVWEVLHPHETKAFYTVVSGGGARGLITALGKRLNNPVQLGLFSEVSNALGAAMARPTFDCTLHLDTYMKYYRVAETGEQGKWTGSLRPHREVENFINTLAQKQAKQYEVAIYDLEKEPFDFFPIVQDYRTVGQIVRGAVHLRPGVIGRVHV from the coding sequence ATGCCTAATCAAGTAGGGATCGATGTGGGCGGTACTTATACTGACGCCGTGTTTATTCAGAATGGAAAAATCCAAAATACAGCAAAAGTACCCACTCGGGCTGAAAATTTGGTAGAAACCCTATTAGATGCTTTTGATGCGTTAAAAATTACAAATGTACCTTCGATCAACAACGTTACTGTGAGTACCACATTAGTAACCAATGCAATTCTTCAAGACCGAATTTCTCCTGTGTCATTACTTCTTTTTTCTGGAAATGGGATGAGTATTGATGCACTACCATGGCCACTCAGTTATCTTGAACTCTCCGGGGAAATAGATTTCAGGGGGAGAGAGATTGAACCTCCTGATCTCAGAGAATGGGAAAAACTTCAGACATCAGATTTTAGTGAGAATCTGGTTCATGTCGCTATAGTCGGTAAATTCTCCCACAGAAACTGTCTTCATGAGGAACAACTTGCTGCCTACCTGAGGAATCTTTATCCTTCTATACATGTAGCTTTGGGACATGAGTGGGGGCAAGCAAATTTTTTCCGACGTAGCATGACGACGTATCTTAATTTAGGTGTTTCAGATATGTATACTAACTTTTCCGAGCAGTTACAAACAGCGTTAAGTGCACGGAAAATACATGCCCCAGTTTCTATTTTAAAGGCGGATGGAGGAACCTTACCACTTGCCAAAATACGGCCCATTGATTCAATTTACTCAGGGCCAGCCGCAAGCGTACTTGCAGGTTTAGCTCAAAGTGATCCTAAGGATTCTTCTATCATAATTGACATTGGTGGAACTACGACAGATTTAGGACTCGTTCTTTCTGGTAACCCGTTACTAAGCACTAAAGGGGCGCAAATTGGACCTTTTTCGACCCTTGTGCGATCACTTTCAGTCCGTTCTATTCCAGTGGGAGGGGACTCCGTCATTCGTGCCACAGATCAGGGTTTTTTTCTCGAAAGTTACCGACTTGGTCCAGCTTATTGCTTAGGTGGCAATGTACCGACTCCGACGGATGCAATGCGTTATCTCGGTCTTATTGACTATGGGAACGAACGGTTGGCTGAAGAAGGCCTTGCTTCAATCTTGCCTACTGAGAGGCGAACACCAAAGTATTTGCGGGAACTTGCTACAGCTATTATTGACAGGGTGGTCGATCGGATTGCAGATGCTGTTGATTCTCTTAAACATGAGTGGGAGGAAGAGCCAGCTTATAAGGTCTGGGAGGTTCTCCATCCTCATGAAACTAAAGCGTTTTACACGGTGGTCAGTGGTGGAGGTGCTCGTGGTCTTATAACAGCCTTGGGGAAACGCCTAAACAATCCTGTTCAACTAGGACTTTTTTCTGAAGTTTCGAATGCCCTAGGTGCCGCTATGGCCAGACCCACCTTTGATTGCACCCTTCATCTTGATACATATATGAAATATTATCGCGTAGCTGAGACAGGCGAACAAGGGAAATGGACCGGATCTCTTCGACCCCATCGGGAAGTAGAGAACTTTATAAATACCCTTGCTCAGAAGCAAGCTAAACAATATGAGGTTGCGATTTATGACTTGGAAAAAGAGCCCTTTGATTTTTTTCCTATTGTTCAAGATTATAGAACTGTAGGTCAAATTGTTCGTGGGGCCGTTCATTTAAGGCCTGGTGTCATCGGGAGGGTACATGTATGA
- the mutL gene encoding DNA mismatch repair endonuclease MutL, giving the protein MAEEGRIEIVTPGIHILDSHSANQIAAGEVVERPASVVKELVENALDAGAKHIDITIEGNGVQLIRVRDDGCGIGVSDLTLAVIRHATSKISRIEDLDHLRTLGFRGEALPSIASVSQMEISSRTADEVAGLCLTIDGGKQGECKEVGCPVGTSVTVRNLFFNTPARLKFLKSTATEFGLISDTIGRIALAHPDIAFSLTHPHQVILQTSGRGDLRETIGAILGHTIARQLIQICVQYEEWNLEGFISPPDLVRSSKQAQSFMINGRIIRSSFLSRALEEGYHTLVPVKLHPVAVLHLHVPPSDYDVNVHPTKMNVRFKNEKDLSSFISKAVYQALINSKPLPSFQTRQTPESSHKSKTSFSPQTLPIEVSALTSKSKASLQILETIASSPVVKTQYELTYQPNETLNRPKFFERTHEEIRMPEGNSSIQIMHETQERSTTQVNPQIQDILPRIWPLAQLFNTYILATDGEILLVIDQHAAHERINYERLLIEFKLAEHPSQALLIPIPIELTLQEEQVLLEHLWVLTEMGFILEQFGSQTYLLRGVPVQTGTFQADRLLRQFIEEILQKNTTPTLDKLLEEWIYLLACKESIKAQDSLSLLEMEQLIARLGQTTNPYTCPHGRPTMVKMTRSEFEKRFYRA; this is encoded by the coding sequence ATGGCAGAGGAAGGAAGGATTGAGATAGTGACACCGGGGATTCATATCCTGGATTCGCACTCGGCAAACCAAATTGCCGCTGGAGAAGTCGTTGAACGCCCTGCCTCTGTTGTCAAGGAGTTGGTTGAAAACGCCTTAGATGCTGGGGCAAAACACATTGATATAACCATCGAAGGGAATGGTGTTCAGTTAATTCGGGTGCGAGATGATGGTTGTGGGATCGGAGTTTCAGATTTAACTTTAGCAGTGATACGTCATGCAACGAGTAAAATAAGCCGGATTGAGGATCTTGATCATCTAAGAACACTCGGTTTTAGGGGGGAAGCTCTACCGAGTATTGCTTCGGTCTCGCAAATGGAAATATCTTCACGTACTGCGGATGAAGTGGCCGGATTGTGCCTGACAATTGACGGTGGAAAACAAGGGGAATGTAAGGAAGTCGGGTGCCCCGTTGGGACATCTGTGACGGTAAGAAATCTATTCTTTAACACTCCAGCACGATTAAAATTTCTAAAATCCACCGCGACGGAATTTGGTTTAATAAGTGATACTATAGGACGAATCGCACTTGCGCATCCTGACATCGCGTTTTCCTTGACTCATCCACATCAAGTCATTTTGCAAACGTCTGGGCGCGGTGATTTACGTGAGACTATCGGCGCGATTCTCGGTCATACTATCGCTCGACAACTTATTCAGATATGCGTACAGTACGAAGAGTGGAATTTAGAAGGCTTTATCAGTCCACCAGATCTGGTTCGTTCTTCGAAGCAAGCCCAAAGTTTTATGATTAATGGACGTATTATCCGTTCTTCATTTTTAAGCAGAGCACTAGAGGAAGGCTATCATACCTTAGTTCCGGTTAAGCTTCACCCTGTAGCAGTTCTCCATTTGCATGTTCCACCCTCTGATTATGATGTGAATGTACATCCCACAAAAATGAATGTCAGATTTAAAAATGAAAAGGACTTAAGTTCTTTTATTAGTAAGGCAGTCTATCAAGCTCTAATTAATAGTAAACCTTTACCCTCATTTCAAACCAGACAGACGCCTGAATCTTCTCATAAATCAAAGACTTCCTTTTCGCCACAAACTCTTCCAATCGAAGTATCTGCTCTTACGTCGAAATCCAAGGCATCGTTGCAAATCCTCGAGACAATAGCTTCATCCCCAGTAGTGAAAACTCAGTATGAATTGACCTATCAACCCAACGAAACCCTCAATCGACCGAAATTTTTTGAACGTACACATGAAGAGATTAGAATGCCCGAGGGTAATTCCTCGATCCAAATAATGCATGAAACTCAAGAACGTTCTACTACCCAAGTTAATCCGCAAATCCAAGATATTTTACCCCGCATCTGGCCTTTAGCTCAGCTTTTCAACACCTATATCTTAGCGACTGACGGTGAAATACTTCTTGTGATTGACCAACATGCCGCTCATGAACGGATTAACTATGAACGATTGTTAATAGAGTTTAAATTAGCTGAACACCCCAGTCAGGCTCTTCTAATACCAATTCCTATAGAATTAACATTACAAGAAGAACAAGTTCTTTTAGAACATTTATGGGTTCTCACTGAAATGGGATTCATACTGGAGCAGTTTGGTTCACAAACATACTTATTACGCGGCGTCCCAGTTCAAACTGGAACTTTTCAAGCAGACAGATTACTTCGTCAATTTATAGAGGAAATCCTACAAAAGAATACAACACCTACTTTAGATAAATTGTTAGAGGAATGGATTTATCTGTTAGCGTGCAAAGAATCCATAAAAGCGCAAGATTCACTTTCCTTACTGGAAATGGAACAACTGATTGCGAGACTTGGCCAGACCACTAATCCCTATACATGTCCACATGGACGCCCAACAATGGTTAAAATGACTCGTTCGGAATTTGAAAAACGTTTTTATCGCGCATAA
- a CDS encoding AAA family ATPase: MTIRVTFRPDNHLPPVIQSPLPNEPAHIITTQEPTGIGRVRKSNSSPLEKDKDKLAEILDELEAFIGLVTVKLLIRELLAFVEIQKRRTREKLIAEPMVLHMIFRGNPGTGKTTVARLVGRLFKELGVLQKGHVIECERADLVGEYIGHTAQKTREQLKKALGGVLFIDEAYSLARGGEKDFGKEAIDALVKAMEDNKENLVLILAGYRQEMEWFLQSNPGLRSRFPIHIDFPDYTLDELLSIGNSMLKSRQYELTPEGMEALRSHLQSLLNSQPYAGNARLVRNLVEKTVRRQAVRLFQKSSSSREELIQILPVDINLEDL; encoded by the coding sequence ATGACAATACGTGTAACATTTAGACCGGACAATCACCTACCTCCGGTCATTCAATCTCCCTTACCAAATGAGCCAGCACATATTATTACTACGCAAGAACCGACGGGGATAGGGCGAGTCCGCAAGAGTAATTCTTCCCCCCTTGAAAAAGACAAAGATAAACTTGCGGAAATCCTTGATGAGTTAGAAGCATTCATAGGATTAGTAACTGTTAAACTCCTCATCCGCGAATTGCTTGCTTTTGTAGAAATTCAAAAGCGACGTACTCGAGAAAAACTAATAGCAGAGCCAATGGTTCTTCATATGATCTTTCGGGGGAACCCAGGAACCGGTAAAACAACAGTGGCACGTTTAGTCGGGCGACTGTTTAAAGAATTGGGAGTTCTTCAGAAAGGTCATGTGATTGAATGTGAGCGAGCAGATCTTGTCGGCGAGTATATAGGACATACCGCACAGAAGACAAGAGAACAACTAAAAAAGGCGTTAGGTGGGGTTCTGTTTATTGATGAAGCCTATTCGTTAGCCCGTGGAGGAGAGAAGGATTTTGGCAAAGAAGCTATAGATGCCTTAGTTAAGGCGATGGAGGACAATAAGGAGAATCTCGTGCTCATCTTAGCTGGATATCGTCAAGAAATGGAATGGTTCTTGCAATCCAATCCTGGGCTTCGCTCCCGTTTCCCTATACATATTGACTTTCCAGATTACACGCTTGATGAATTGTTGTCTATCGGGAATTCAATGCTGAAGTCTCGACAATATGAGCTAACTCCAGAGGGGATGGAGGCCCTTCGCTCTCACCTACAAAGTTTGCTTAATAGCCAACCTTATGCTGGAAATGCTCGGCTTGTCCGTAACCTTGTAGAAAAAACTGTGCGAAGACAGGCAGTTCGGCTGTTTCAAAAGTCAAGCTCTAGTCGTGAAGAACTAATACAGATTTTACCTGTAGATATCAATCTGGAAGATTTATAA
- a CDS encoding class I SAM-dependent methyltransferase, with the protein MFDKIPILLKTTHSDTELLKRLEWFLEQPGCTWILTQSGEEKLPELTISRRGVCLSIGSERLSFHPSMALIRLINLQRGGTDRYLEATQLNAGDSLIDATLGLGTDALIGAWAVGNMGSVLALEQSPVLAALVRDGLNHFSEIIHNPKNVDKQNSWAALVEASRQIQVHWGDHGKILANIPSNSVDVVYFDPMFRHTLEQSGSIQPLHQWSDHSPLHHEAVIEACRIARHRVVLKERKNSTEFRRLGFETLLGGRYSPIDYGVILV; encoded by the coding sequence ATGTTTGATAAAATTCCCATCCTTCTCAAAACAACTCATTCTGATACAGAACTTTTAAAAAGACTCGAGTGGTTCCTCGAACAACCTGGATGCACCTGGATCTTAACTCAGAGTGGAGAAGAAAAACTACCAGAACTTACAATTTCACGTAGAGGTGTTTGCTTAAGTATTGGTAGTGAAAGACTATCTTTTCATCCGAGCATGGCTCTAATTCGACTAATTAATCTCCAGCGTGGTGGAACTGACCGCTATCTTGAAGCCACTCAGTTAAATGCCGGAGACTCATTAATTGATGCGACTCTGGGTTTAGGAACTGATGCGCTTATTGGGGCTTGGGCTGTAGGAAATATGGGAAGTGTCCTAGCGCTGGAACAATCCCCGGTTTTGGCCGCATTGGTTCGTGATGGTCTGAATCATTTCTCTGAGATCATTCACAATCCGAAAAATGTGGATAAGCAGAACTCCTGGGCTGCCTTGGTGGAAGCTTCTCGGCAAATTCAAGTACATTGGGGAGACCACGGTAAGATCTTAGCCAATATCCCTTCAAATTCTGTTGATGTTGTATACTTTGACCCTATGTTTCGCCATACTCTTGAACAATCCGGCTCAATCCAACCCTTGCACCAATGGTCTGATCATAGTCCCTTACATCACGAAGCAGTTATAGAAGCTTGTCGAATTGCTCGGCACAGAGTTGTGCTCAAAGAGCGCAAAAACAGTACTGAGTTTCGACGTCTGGGGTTTGAAACATTACTCGGAGGTCGGTATAGTCCTATCGATTATGGCGTGATTTTAGTTTAA
- a CDS encoding histone deacetylase yields the protein MRHTGILFFPAFDWSLGESHPEREERLLYTQEQLFEEGILDLPRIKQFSPRIASIHEGLRAQALFPTPQFHLEALDAHLIAAGSAILLGEARVRGDIANGFVLARPPGHHSGATVWGNRGFCTLNNEAILVNHLRAHFGIKKIAIVDTDVHHGDGTQDIFYHDPNVLFISLHQDGRTLYPGSGFVNEKGGPNAWGQTLNIPLPPGTGDEGYHYVLENWVLPRLQVFAPDLIINSAGQDNHFTDPLASMNLTAGGYGRITELLQPDLAVLEGGYSIEGALPYVNLAILLALAGEDYYHVREPQKLDRSVLTLSSIKPYIEGLKNQHQTINPHWTIQNKYFFPKGDWIYIPHSVYYDTEGFQEIRHDYIRQCSYCGGTVYIESSRSSFPGKSILVRIPFMACSECEQAGYELWDHLQHQREDADYGLLQNQLHDKQDLWQRKEGLR from the coding sequence ATGAGACATACTGGAATTTTGTTTTTTCCAGCCTTTGACTGGTCACTTGGTGAATCACATCCTGAACGAGAAGAACGTCTTCTTTATACTCAAGAGCAATTGTTTGAAGAAGGGATTCTTGACTTACCCCGGATAAAACAGTTTTCTCCTCGTATTGCTTCGATACATGAGGGGTTACGAGCCCAAGCCTTATTCCCAACCCCTCAGTTCCATCTAGAAGCGTTAGATGCGCACCTCATTGCAGCTGGGAGTGCTATTTTACTAGGTGAAGCAAGAGTCCGCGGTGACATTGCCAATGGTTTTGTACTAGCACGTCCCCCTGGACATCATTCTGGGGCGACGGTTTGGGGAAATCGGGGGTTCTGTACGCTAAATAACGAAGCAATTCTTGTGAACCACTTAAGGGCTCATTTCGGGATTAAGAAGATCGCAATTGTTGACACCGATGTTCATCATGGTGATGGAACACAAGATATCTTTTATCACGATCCAAATGTTCTTTTCATCTCCCTCCATCAAGATGGGCGAACACTTTATCCTGGGAGTGGTTTTGTTAATGAAAAAGGGGGGCCAAATGCATGGGGTCAGACCTTAAACATTCCGCTTCCGCCCGGAACTGGAGATGAAGGGTACCACTATGTCCTAGAAAACTGGGTGCTTCCGCGTTTGCAAGTCTTTGCACCTGATTTGATTATTAATTCTGCGGGACAAGATAATCATTTTACAGACCCACTGGCCTCAATGAATCTTACTGCGGGCGGATATGGGCGGATCACAGAGCTTCTTCAACCAGATTTAGCAGTTCTAGAAGGTGGATATTCCATCGAGGGAGCATTGCCTTATGTTAACTTGGCAATATTGCTTGCTCTCGCAGGAGAGGACTATTATCATGTTCGTGAACCGCAGAAACTAGATCGTTCCGTACTGACTCTGTCGAGCATTAAACCTTATATTGAAGGATTGAAAAATCAACACCAAACGATTAATCCTCATTGGACAATCCAGAATAAATACTTTTTCCCTAAAGGGGATTGGATATATATTCCTCATTCCGTATATTATGACACGGAGGGGTTCCAAGAAATACGACACGATTACATCCGACAATGTAGTTATTGTGGTGGTACTGTCTATATAGAGAGTAGTCGCTCTTCTTTTCCTGGTAAGTCGATATTAGTTCGTATTCCGTTCATGGCCTGCTCAGAGTGTGAGCAAGCAGGTTACGAACTTTGGGATCATCTTCAACATCAGCGTGAAGATGCCGACTATGGTTTACTACAGAACCAGCTTCACGATAAACAAGATTTATGGCAGAGGAAGGAAGGATTGAGATAG